In Bradyrhizobium sp. 1(2017), one DNA window encodes the following:
- a CDS encoding Lrp/AsnC family transcriptional regulator, whose translation MPSLDAIDRKILSHLQTDSRMTMQELADKVGLSVSPCHRRVKLLEERGVISRYIATVDQKALGLHVSVFISIKLARQKEEDLNRFARAISKWDEVLECYLMTGNRDYLLRVVAADLASYETFLKTKLTRLDGIASIESSFALSQVKYSIALPV comes from the coding sequence ATGCCCAGCCTCGACGCCATCGACCGGAAGATCCTCAGCCACCTCCAGACCGACAGCCGCATGACCATGCAGGAGCTCGCCGACAAGGTCGGACTGTCGGTCTCACCCTGCCATCGCCGGGTCAAGCTTCTGGAGGAGCGCGGCGTCATCTCGCGCTACATCGCCACCGTCGACCAGAAGGCACTGGGGCTGCATGTCAGCGTGTTCATCTCGATCAAGCTGGCGCGGCAGAAGGAGGAGGACCTCAACCGCTTCGCGCGCGCGATCTCGAAATGGGACGAGGTGCTGGAGTGCTATCTGATGACCGGTAACCGCGACTACCTGCTCCGCGTCGTCGCGGCCGACCTCGCCTCCTACGAAACTTTCCTCAAGACCAAGCTGACGCGGCTCGACGGCATCGCCTCGATCGAATCCAGCTTTGCGCTGAGCCAGGTGAAGTACTCGATCGCGCTGCCGGTGTGA
- a CDS encoding transketolase, producing the protein MPVDSVRLDTLTALSRKALWLSSWTIHHANHVRPSADGLKVGGHQASSASLATIMSALYFHVLRPEDRVAVKPHASPVFHAIQYLFGRQSREKLENFRGFKGAQSYPSRTKDVDDVDFSTGSVGLGVAQTLFASVVQDYVKAHGWMKDRREGRMIALVGDAEMDEGNIFEALAEGWKHGLRNTWWVVDYNRQSLDAVVREGLWEKFETMFRNFGWDVVIVKYGRLMREAFAEAGGEALKTWIDNCPNALYAALCFQGGAAFRKHLHDEIGDQGPITKLIDKRSDDELLALMSNLGGHDMASMLEAFESIDHDRPVCFIAYTIKGVGLPFQGHKDNHAGLMTVAQMEKYRDSQNIRPGHEWDKFEGLTQDPSELDAFLARVPFNRDGRRLSAPVVEVPLQLAFKPSPQMSTQQGFGLVLNEIARSDSELAKRIVTTSPDVTVSTNLGPWVNRRGLFAHAAKADLFRSEKIPSTYNWDASPKGQHLELGIAEMNLFIMLSALGLSHQINGERLLPVGTLYDPFIERGLDALNYACYQDARFMVAATPSGITLAPEGGAHQSIATPLIGMAQDGLASFEPAFVDELAVIMAFGFEHMQRDPGEGGSVYLRLSTRSIEQAQRIMTPELRQGITDGAYWLRKPGPNAEVVIAYTGAVAPEAIEATGFIGESRRDIGLLAITSADRLHAGWTAARKLRRDRRGVQHLSHIEKLLAPLPRDCGIVTVIDGHPSALGWLGSVRGHRVEALGVEQFGQTGTIADLYRHYGIDANAIIDAAESLTTGAPVLHRKMAV; encoded by the coding sequence ATGCCCGTCGATTCCGTCCGTCTGGACACATTGACCGCCCTCAGCCGCAAGGCGTTGTGGCTGTCGTCCTGGACCATCCACCATGCCAACCACGTCCGCCCGAGCGCGGACGGCCTCAAGGTCGGCGGCCATCAGGCATCGTCCGCTTCGCTCGCCACCATCATGTCGGCGCTGTATTTCCACGTGCTGAGACCGGAGGATCGCGTCGCGGTGAAGCCGCATGCGAGCCCGGTGTTTCACGCCATCCAGTATCTGTTCGGCCGACAGAGCCGCGAGAAGCTGGAGAATTTTCGCGGCTTCAAGGGCGCGCAATCCTATCCTTCGCGCACCAAGGACGTCGACGACGTCGATTTCTCCACCGGCTCGGTCGGCCTCGGCGTCGCGCAGACGCTGTTCGCCTCGGTGGTGCAGGACTACGTCAAGGCGCATGGCTGGATGAAGGATCGCCGCGAAGGGCGGATGATCGCCCTGGTCGGCGATGCCGAAATGGACGAGGGCAACATCTTCGAAGCCCTCGCGGAAGGCTGGAAGCACGGCCTGCGCAACACCTGGTGGGTAGTCGACTACAACCGCCAGTCGCTCGACGCCGTCGTGCGCGAAGGGCTCTGGGAAAAGTTCGAGACCATGTTCCGCAATTTCGGCTGGGACGTCGTCATCGTGAAATACGGCCGCCTGATGCGCGAGGCATTTGCGGAAGCGGGCGGCGAGGCGCTCAAGACCTGGATCGACAATTGCCCGAACGCGCTCTACGCCGCGCTGTGCTTCCAGGGCGGCGCGGCCTTTCGCAAACATCTTCACGACGAGATCGGCGATCAGGGCCCGATCACCAAGCTGATCGACAAGCGCAGCGACGACGAGCTCCTCGCGCTGATGTCGAATCTCGGCGGCCACGACATGGCGAGCATGCTGGAGGCCTTCGAATCCATCGATCACGATCGCCCGGTCTGCTTCATCGCCTACACCATCAAGGGCGTCGGCTTGCCGTTCCAGGGCCACAAGGACAACCACGCTGGCCTGATGACGGTCGCGCAAATGGAGAAGTATCGCGACAGCCAGAACATCCGCCCCGGCCACGAATGGGACAAGTTCGAAGGGCTGACCCAGGATCCCTCCGAGCTGGACGCCTTTCTCGCGCGTGTGCCGTTCAACCGGGACGGCCGCCGCCTGAGCGCGCCGGTCGTCGAGGTGCCGCTGCAGCTTGCGTTCAAGCCGTCGCCGCAGATGTCGACCCAGCAGGGCTTTGGCCTCGTGCTGAATGAGATCGCGCGCAGCGACAGCGAGCTGGCAAAGCGCATCGTCACGACCTCGCCCGACGTCACCGTCTCCACCAATCTCGGTCCCTGGGTGAACCGTCGCGGCCTGTTTGCACATGCAGCGAAGGCAGATTTATTCCGCAGCGAGAAAATTCCATCCACCTACAATTGGGATGCCTCGCCAAAAGGGCAGCATCTCGAGCTCGGCATTGCCGAGATGAACCTGTTCATCATGCTCTCGGCGCTCGGCCTGTCGCACCAGATCAACGGCGAGCGGCTGTTGCCCGTCGGCACGCTCTACGATCCCTTCATCGAGCGCGGCCTCGATGCGCTGAACTATGCCTGCTACCAGGATGCGCGCTTCATGGTGGCGGCAACGCCGTCGGGCATCACGCTCGCGCCGGAGGGCGGCGCGCACCAGTCGATCGCGACGCCGTTGATCGGCATGGCGCAGGATGGGCTTGCCTCGTTCGAGCCGGCCTTCGTCGACGAGCTCGCCGTGATCATGGCTTTCGGCTTCGAGCACATGCAGCGCGACCCCGGGGAGGGCGGCTCGGTCTATTTGCGCCTCTCCACGCGCAGCATCGAACAGGCGCAGCGGATCATGACCCCGGAGCTGAGGCAGGGCATCACCGACGGCGCCTATTGGCTGCGCAAGCCGGGCCCGAATGCCGAGGTCGTGATCGCTTATACCGGTGCCGTCGCACCGGAAGCGATCGAAGCGACCGGCTTCATCGGCGAGAGCCGCCGCGACATCGGCTTGCTCGCGATCACCTCGGCCGACCGCCTGCATGCGGGGTGGACCGCCGCGCGGAAATTGCGGCGCGATCGCCGCGGCGTGCAGCATCTCAGCCACATCGAGAAACTGCTGGCGCCGTTGCCGCGCGACTGCGGCATCGTGACCGTGATCGACGGCCATCCCTCCGCGCTCGGCTGGCTCGGCAGCGTCCGCGGCCACCGCGTCGAGGCGCTCGGGGTCGAGCAGTTCGGCCAGACCGGCACGATCGCTGACCTGTACCGGCACTACGGCATCGACGCCAACGCCATCATCGATGCGGCCGAAAGCCTCACCACCGGCGCGCCGGTGCTGCATCGGAAGATGGCGGTGTAG